The Episyrphus balteatus chromosome 3, idEpiBalt1.1, whole genome shotgun sequence genome segment ttttttaaagtttttttttattgaagaatcATTAAgttaagaagaaaagaaaaagtattTAATCGTCGTTTTCTTCTTCACTGCTGCCTTCGCTGGATTGACCTAGCCATTCTATGAGTTTCTGCAATGGTGCTTTCAACCACTCTGAATCATCATCCAACTCATTGTGCCACATGCGGATAGCTTCTTCAGACACAAATTCCTTATCATAGAGATAATGAATAATCTGGGCAACCTTGGCTCTCAGAGCTGGTTGTTCTTCACAGTATtcctaaaagttttaaaaataataaaaagaaaaaaaggtcaaaatctttttttaagaatacaaaaacttcacACACGACTTACCTGAATTGCCTTCAAACAATCCAACATAGAATCATCGctttttatataatttgaaacaacCATACCCAAGCGACTCAATACCTGATTGATGGCACTTAagacatttgttgttgttgcctcTTTAATTGGATCTAAACTGAATACCGCTTTGACGATACTGAAATTTACTTCCTTTAAAGACATATTGTAGACATAGCGAGATGAGTTGATTTCAAGAATCAAGAAATCCGGATTGGATTTGAGTTGAATTCCACGTGCCAAAGAGTCCAAGACTTCGGATAAAAATACTGTAGATGAGGTGCATGCAAGAAAGGAGCCACGCTATGATTAGCAGGAATATAGTTTCTATTGGTACAAGGTGATTACTACTTGCATCATCAGGTATTGGAGAGCCTTGGTGTGAATCATCATCTTCGTCACTGGTTGTTGAATTGTAATGGCTTTCGTCCGCATTGATTAGATGTGATAGTCTCATCATTTTTGGAATTTCTGTTTTTGTCGATTGCGTTGGTAATTCATCTTCTGAATCGGATGCGAAGAGCTCTTCTGTGTCGTTGTTGAGGATGTAAACTTTGTCTCCGATTTTTTCTGTTTCATCTGTGTAA includes the following:
- the LOC129916769 gene encoding translation initiation factor eIF-2B subunit epsilon-like encodes the protein MSLKEVNFSIVKAVFSLDPIKEATTTNVLSAINQVLSRLGMVVSNYIKSDDSMLDCLKAIQEYCEEQPALRAKVAQIIHYLYDKEFVSEEAIRMWHNELDDDSEWLKAPLQKLIEWLGQSSEGSSEEENDD